A region of the Dehalococcoidia bacterium genome:
CAGAGATTTTCATCCATGATACACATCCCTGTTGGGCGGCGTTCTACCCCCGCAAGGTCGATTCCCACAGCCTTCATGCTGGTCTTCTCCTTCACCACGACTGAGATTGGGTTTTCTTCGGTTGTGCTCCCCGCTACCTCTATCGCAGAAGCTTCACGGATGGCTTCCAGGGCTATTCTAACACAGGAACCTTCCTGGGCAGCAAGTATATGCTGTAACTCCGGCCTCACATTTTAGAATCTCGTTAATCTCGGGACAACAATCCCTGGCAGTATCTCATGTGCTCGCAAGACATGGCCAAGTATCCGATCTTTGGCATCGGTGGGCCTGTTGGACTGACCCGGTGTATTGGTGTATATTCTAGAGACAGTATGCTGGTGGGAGCAGAGATAGATCACGATTTCCCTTCTGCTGTTTTGATGAGGAGGCTAGATATGGGAAAGAGTCATAGAATCGCTATTATTACTGGGGGAGGAGACTGTCCGGGAATAAATGCTGTTATCCGGGCTGTTGCCAAGAAGGCTATTCTGGAATACGGGATGGAAGCTGTAGGTATCAAAGACGGATATGAGGGGCTGATCCACAATCACCATCAAATGCTCCAATACGAGGACGTTTCCGGGATTATTACACTTGGCGGCACCATACTTGGCACCTCAAACAAATCAAACCCGTACCGGTATGCCGTGCGAAAGGGCGAAAGGCTGGAATTTGAAGACTTATCCCCAATGGCGATTGCCAACATAAGGAAACTGGAAGTAGACTGCCTTGTATGCATAGGAGGGGATGGTACGCTAAGCATAGCCAACAGACTTTTTGGAGACGGCGTCCCCGTTGTTGGTGTGCCGAAGACCATAGACAATGACCTTAGAGGAACCGACATCACTTTTGGCTTCGATTCGGCAGTGCACATTGCCACAGAAGGCATCGATAGAGTGCACACGACTGCGCAATCGCATCACCGGGTTATGATTGTGGAGGTCATGGGGCGTAACGCGGGCTGGATTGCCCTTCATGCTGGCGTTGCGGGTGGAGGAGATATCATACTGCTTCCCGAAATTCTGTATGATATGGACATCATCGTGGAGAAAGTGAAGGAACGCAATAGGATAGGAAAGCGATTCACCATAATTGTGGTTGCCGAAGGGGCGAAACCGGAGGGTGGAGAGGTCGTGGTTCAGAAAGTCATTCAAGAGAGTCACGACCCGATCCGCCTGGGAGGCATTGGTTTTGTGCTGGGATCTCAAATCGAGAAGTTGACGGGGATTGAAGCGCGTACTGTGGTAATGGGTCATCTGCAAA
Encoded here:
- a CDS encoding ATP-dependent 6-phosphofructokinase; this translates as MGKSHRIAIITGGGDCPGINAVIRAVAKKAILEYGMEAVGIKDGYEGLIHNHHQMLQYEDVSGIITLGGTILGTSNKSNPYRYAVRKGERLEFEDLSPMAIANIRKLEVDCLVCIGGDGTLSIANRLFGDGVPVVGVPKTIDNDLRGTDITFGFDSAVHIATEGIDRVHTTAQSHHRVMIVEVMGRNAGWIALHAGVAGGGDIILLPEILYDMDIIVEKVKERNRIGKRFTIIVVAEGAKPEGGEVVVQKVIQESHDPIRLGGIGFVLGSQIEKLTGIEARTVVMGHLQRGGSPTPFDRVLATRLGTKAIDMAMNKQFGYMVGVRGNSLVEVPLEEVAKGQRTIPLDDPLLEAARSVGICFGD